One genomic segment of Drosophila melanogaster chromosome 3R includes these proteins:
- the cher gene encoding cheerio, isoform I yields the protein MASRKTNDYYQPARQEGQQADQYEENFDEDMEAERDLAEDAQWKKIQQNTFTRWANEHLKTIDRSINNLETDLSDGLRLIALIEVLSQKRMPKYNKRPTFRSQKLENVSVALKFLQDEGIKIVNIDSSDIVDCKLKLILGLIWTLILHYSISMPMWDGEDDKQLNGSGHTPKQRLLNWIHAKIPDLPINNFTNDWTTGKAVGALVDACAPGLCPDWELWDPKDAVQNASEAMGLADDWLNVRQLIKPEELVNPNVDEQSMMTYLSQYPNSKLKTGAPLRPKTNPNRVRAYGPGIEPIGPVVGAPANFTVETFSAGKGSVDVDIQGPNGEIEKADVRFNNDKNLTYTVSYIPKSEGSHKVAVKFSGRDIPKSPFPVKVEGHAGDASKVKVTGPGIQPNGVTIKKPTFFDILAKDAGRGVPEVIIIDPANHKTSVAAKVRQLENDTWRCEYVTALQGLHSVNVFYAGTPIPNSPFPVKVAPLSDARKVRASGRGLQATGVRVGDDADFKIYTEGAGEGEPEVRVIGPGGMNQNVMQSKVDGNTYECHYYPTKEGRYVIMVTFAGQEVAKSPFEVKVGPKKESSIVAYGPGLSSGVIGYPAAFVVETNGETGALGFTVAGPSQAEIECHDNGDGSALVKYHPTAVGEYAVHILCDNEDIPKSPFIAQILPRTDFHPELVKASGPGLEKNGVTINQPTSFTVDPSKAGNAPLDVVVQDVFGTKLPVELKNNPDGTKKVTYTPTSGVPHTVEVNYGGVSTPNSPHRVYVGVPVDAAKVQAFGPWLQPGVRPNAATHFNVDAREAGDAELKVKIIHEETKIEVPCRIIDNEDNTYSVEVIPPSKGAYTTTMTYGGQRVPLGEKVVVEQTVDVSKIKVDGLEPSVIMNAATDFMVDMSKVGSNIDSGKLSCAIFDPMGHVLPSKIVQGPTDDIFRIMYTPFEAGRHTIELMYDNIPVPGSPFVVNVKSGCDPARCKAYGPGLEKGLTNQKNKFTVETKGAGNGGLSLAIEGPSEAKMTCTDNRDGSCDVDYLATDPGEYDITIRFADKHIPGSPFRVLVEETVDPSKVKVYGPGIEHGQVRESVPTFFNVDVGEAGPGRIAVKLTNSEGIPVDNLRVEDKGNCIYAVHYVPPKAGSVLTCQVKFSEVEVPCSPFVMTVFPKSEPTKVKVKGVNEKKKTPASLPAEFEIDTKQAGQADINVAIKNPKGKAMQPRLEEVSTGTYVVSFVPDECGTYQCSIKYGDKEIEGSPFKLEAFPTGEAKKCKLVEQAPKIQTSGSQSHLKVDAREAGDGAVTCKITNKAGSEIVDIDVIEKDGFFDILYALNDPGDYDINVKFGGKDIPNGSFSIKAVESIEQYSHSEYIEEHTTKVVQQTTQSELVNGKSEITYRSVAFEKLPLPTTGGNVTAEVRMPSGKVDKPVIQDNRDGTVSVKYDPREEGSHELVVKYNGEPVQGSPFKFHVDSITSGYVTAYGPGLTHGVTGEPANFTISTKGASAGGLTMAVEGPSKADINYHDNKDGTVSVQYLPTAPGEYQVSVRFGDKHIKGSPYFAKITGEGRKRNQISVGSCSEVTMPGDITDDDLRALNASIQAPSGLEEPCFLKRMPTGNIGISFTPREIGEHLVSVKRLGKHINNSPFKVTVCEREVGDAKKVKVSGTGLKEGQTHADNIFSVDTRNAGFGGLSVSIEGPSKAEIQCTDKDDGTLNISYKPTEPGYYIVNLKFADHHVEGSPFTVKVAGEGSNRKREKIQRERDAVPITEIGSQCKLTFKMPGITSFDLAACVTSPSNVTEDAEIQEVEDGLYAVHFVPKELGVHTVSVRYSEMHIPGSPFQFTVGPLRDSGSHLVKAGGSGLERGVVGEAAEFNVWTREAGGGSLAISVEGPSKADIEFKDRKDGSCDVSYKVTEPGEYRVGLKFNDRHIPDSPFKVYVSPDAGDAHKLEVQQFPQGNIQADAPYQFMVRKNGAKGELDAKIVAPSGTDDDCFIQVIDGEMYSVRFYPRENGIHAIHVKFNGVHIPDSPFRIKVGKDVADPAAVHASGNGLDEVKTGHKADFIINTCNAGVGTLAVSIDGPSKVAMDCTEVEEGYKVRYTPLLPGEHYITVKYNNMHIVGSPFKVNATGDKLADEGAQETSTVIVETVQKVAKGGKNTGVHLPTFKSDASKVVSKGMGLKKAYIGKQNQFSISATDAGNNILYVGMYGPKGPCEEFHVKHAGHNNYNVQYLVRDRGQYVLLIKWGEEHIPGSPFQIDV from the exons ATGGCGTCCAGAAaa ACGAACGACTACTACCAGCCAGCCAGACAGGAGGGCCAGCAGGCGGATCAGTACGAGGAGAACTTTGACGAGGACATGGAGGCCGAACGCGATCTCGCCGAGGATGCGCAGTGGAAGAAGATCCAACAGAACACCTTCACCCGGTGGGCCAACGAGCACCTGAAGACCATCGATCGGTCGATCAACAACCTGGAGACGGACCTGTCCGACGGCCTCCGACTGATCGCCCTGATCGAAGTGCTGTCCCAGAAGCGAATGCCCAAATACAACAAACGCCCAACATTCCGCAGCCAGAAACTGGAAAACGTCTCGGTGGCCCTGAAATTCCTTCAGGATGAGGGTATCAAAATCGTTAATATTG ACTCGTCGGACATTGTGGACTGTAAGCTGAAACTGATACTGGGTCTGATATGGACACTGATTCTACACTACTCGATATCGATGCCCATGTGGGATGGCGAGGACGACAAGCAGCTCAACGGCTCGGGCCACACTCCCAAGCAGCG CCTGTTGAACTGGATACACGCCAAGATACCCGACTTGCCCATCAACAACTTTACCAACGACTGGACCACGGGCAAGGCTGTGGGCGCCCTTGTCGACGCCTGTGCTCCGGGTCTCTGTCCCGATTGGGAGCTGTGGGATCCCAAGGATGCCGTGCAGAACGCCTCCGAGGCCATGGGCCTGGCCGATGACTGGCTCAACGTGCGCCAGCTGATCAAGCCCGAGGAGCTGGTTAATCCCAACGTGGATGAGCAGTCTATGATGACCTATCTGTCTCAGTACCCCAACTCCAAGCTCAAGACTGGAGCTCCCTTGAGGCCTAAGACGAATCCCAACAG AGTGCGTGCCTATGGTCCTGGTATTGAGCCTATTGGTCCTGTGGTGGGTGCCCCAGCCAATTTTACCGTCGAAACCTTCTCTGCTGGCAAAG GTTCTGTGGACGTTGACATTCAGGGACCCAATGGAGAGATCGAGAAGGCTGATGTGCGCTTCAACAATGACAAGAATCTCACGTATACAGTTTCGTACATACCCAAATCCGAGGGTTCGCACAAGGTGGCCGTTAAGTTCTCCGGTCGCGACATTCCCAAGTCGCCGTTCCCCGTCAAGGTGGAAGGTCATGCTGGTGACGCCTCTAAGGTGAAAGTTACCGGGCCCGGAATACAGCCCAACGGTGTTACCATCAAAAAGCCAACCTTCTTCGATATTCTTGCCAAGGATGCTGGTCGCGGAGTGCCCGAAGTGATTATCATCGATCCGGCTAACCACAAGACTTCTGTGGCCGCCAAAGTCCGTCAGCTGGAAAACGATACTTGGCGATGCGAGTACGTGACCGCTCTGCAGGGATTGCACTCGGTGAATGTCTTCTATGCTGGAACACCGATCCCCAACAGTCCGTTCCCTGTGAAGGTGGCTCCGTTGTCCGATGCGCGTAAAGTTCGCGCTTCTGGACGTGGTCTCCAGGCAACGGGCGTTCGCGTCGGGGACGATGCCGACTTCAAGATCTATACCGAGGGAGCCGGCGAGGGTGAGCCAGAGGTGCGCGTCATTGGTCCTGGTGGCATGAACCAGAACGTCATGCAGTCGAAGGTGGATGGCAATACCTACGAGTGCCACTACTATCCCACCAAGGAAGGCCGTTACGTCATCATGGTGACCTTTGCTGGCCAAGAAGTGGCCAAGTCTCCGTTTGAGGTGAAGGTGGGTCCCAAGAAGGAGTCCTCGATTGTGGCCTATGGACCCGGACTGAGCAGCGGCGTTATCGGCTACCCAGCTGCTTTTGTAGTGGAGACCAATGGCGAGACTGGCGCCCTCGGTTTCACCGTGGCCGGTCCTTCGCAGGCCGAGATCGAGTGCCACGACAACGGCGATGGTTCTGCCCTGGTCAAGTATCATCCCACCGCTGTGGGAGAGTACGCCGTGCATATATTGTGTGACAATGAGGACATCCCCAAGTCGCCGTTTATCGCTCAGATCCTTCCACGCACCGATTTCCATCCCGAGCTGGTCAAGGCTAGTGGTCCTGGACTGGAAAAGAATGGTGTGACCATTAACCAGCCGACCAGCTTCACCGTGGACCCCAGCAAGGCAGGAAATGCTCCCTTGGACGTTGTCGTTCAGGATGTGTTCGGCACCAAGTTGCCCGTGGAGCTAAAGAACAACCCAGATGGGACCAAGAAGGTAACCTATACTCCTACTTCTGGAGTTCCGCACACCGTCGAAG TTAACTATGGCGGAGTTTCTACGCCCAATTCACCCCATCGTGTTTACGTCGGAGTTCCGGTTGATGCAGCCAAGGTGCAGGCCTTTGGACCCTGGTTGCAGCCTGGAGTGCGCCCCAATGCAGCCACACACTTCAATGTGGACGCCCGTGAGGCTGGAGACGCCGAGCTGAAGGTTAAGATCATTCATGAGGAAACTAAGATCGAGGTACCGTGCCGCATCATCGATAACGAGGACAACACCTACTCCGTGGAAGTAATTCCGCCTTCCAAAGGTGCCTACACCACTACGATGACTTATGGTGGCCAAAGGGTTCCCCTGGGCGAGAAGGTCGTCGTGGAACAAACGGTGGATGTATCTAAGATCAAGGTGGACGGACTTGAGCCAA GTGTGATCATGAATGCGGCCACGGACTTCATGGTTGATATGAGCAAGGTGGGCAGCAACATCGACTCAGGAAAGCTGTCCTGTGCGATCTTCGACCCAATGGGCCATGTGTTGCCAAGCAAGATTGTCCAAGGTCCAACCGACGACATCTTCCGCATCATGTACACTCCATTCGAGGCTGGCCGCCACACCATTGAACTGATGTACGACAACATCCCAGTGCCAGGATCTCCGTTTGTTGTGAATGTGAAGAGCGGCTGTGATCCTGCTCGCTGCAAGGCCTACGGACCAGGCCTCGAAAAAGGACTGACCAAtcagaaaaacaaattcacCGTGGAAACCAAGGGTGCAGGTAATGGTGGCCTTTCGCTTGCCATCGAGGGTCCTTCGGAGGCAAAAATGACGTGCACGGACAATCGCGACGGTAGCTGCGACGTTGACTATTTGGCCACTGATCCAGGAGAGTATGACATTACCATTCGGTTTGCGGACAAGCACATACCCGGCTCTCCATTCCGCGTGCTCGTCGAGGAGACTGTGGATCCCAGCAAGGTGAAGGTGTACGGTCCGGGCATCGAGCACGGCCAGGTGCGCGAAAGTGTGCCCACCTTCTTCAACGTGGATGTGGGCGAGGCTGGTCCTGGCCGCATTGCCGTTAAGCTGACCAACTCCGAAGGTATTCCCGTGGACAATCTACGCGTGGAAGACAAGGGCAATTGCATTTACGCGGTTCACTATGTGCCGCCCAAGGCTGGCTCCGTGCTCACCTGCCAGGTGAAGTTCTCCGAGGTTGAAGTGCCATGCAG TCCATTTGTGATGACCGTTTTCCCGAAATCAGAACCCACCAAGGTTAAGGTAAAGGGTGTCAATGAGAAGAAGAAAACGCCTGCTTCCCTCCCCGCAGAGTTTGAAATCGATACAAAACAAGCCGGTCAGGCTGATATCAATGTGGCCATTAAGAACCCCAAGGGCAAGGCGATGCAGCCGCGCCTGGAGGAGGTGTCCACCGGCACGTACGTGGTGTCCTTTGTGCCAGATGAGTGTGGCACCTACCAGTGCAGCATCAAGTACGGCGACAAGGAGATCGAGGGCTCACCCTTCAAACTCGAAGCATTCCCCACCGGCGAAGCCAAGAAATGCAAACTGGTGGAGCAGGCGCCCAAGATTCAGACCTCGGGCAGTCAATCGCACCTAAAAGTGGATGCTCGTGAGGCCGGAGATGGAGCGGTGACCTGCAAGATCACCAATAAGGCGGGCAG CGAAATTGTGGACATTGATGTGATCGAAAAGGATGGTTTCTTTGACATTCTGTACGCCCTTAACGATCCCGGAGATTATGACATCAACGTAAAGTTCGGCGGCAAGGACATACCGAACGGCAGCTTCTCCATCAAG GCTGTCGAAAGTATCGAGCAATACTCGCATTCTGAATACATCGAGGAGCACACGACCAAAGTGGTGCAGCAAACTACGCAG AGCGAGCTTGTCAACGGAAAATCTGAGATCACCTATCGCAGTGTAGCATTTGAGAAATTACCACTACCCACAACAGGCGGCAACGTTACAG CTGAAGTCAGAATGCCTAGCGGTAAAGTAGACAAACCCGTGATCCAGGACAACCGTGATGGTACCGTCTCGGTGAAGTACGATCCCCGTGAGGAGGGATCCCACGAGCTGGTGGTCAAATACAACGGAGAACCCGTGCAAG GATCTCCCTTCAAATTCCACGTTGACTCGATCACCTCCGGCTATGTGACTGCCTACGGACCCGGCCTGACCCACGGAGTCACCGGTGAGCCGGCCAACTTTACCATCTCCACCAAGGGAGCCAGCGCCGGTGGCCTGACCATGGCCGTCGAAGGACCCAGCAAGGCTGAC ATCAACTACCATGACAACAAAGACGGCACTGTATCTGTGCAATACCTGCCCACTGCTCCTGGCGAGTACCAGGTGTCCGTTCGCTTCGGCGATAAGCACATCAAGGGATCGCCGTACTTCGCCAAGATCACCGGCGAGGGTCGCAAGCGCAACCAGATCTCGGTTGGCTCCTGCTCCGAAGTGACCATGCCCGGCGACATTACCGATGACGATCTGCGCGCTTTGAACGCCTCGATCCAGGCGCCCAGTGGCCTGGAGGAGCCCTGCTTCCTGAAGCGCATGCCCACTGGCAACATTGGCATCTCGTTCACGCCCCGCGAGATTGGCGAGCATCTGGTGTCGGTGAAGCGTCTGGGCAAGCACATCAACAACTCACCATTTAAGGTGACTGTCTGCGAGCGCGAGGTGGGCGACGCCAAGAAGGTCAAGGTTAGCGGAACTGGCCTCAAGGAGGGTCAAACCCATGCCGACAACATCTTCTCCGTGGACACGAGGAACGCCGGCTTCGGTGGTCTTTCGGTCTCCATTGAGGGTCCCAGCAAGGCTGAGATCCAGTGCACGGATAAGGATGACGGTACTCTCAACATCTCGTACAAGCCCACTGAGCCGGGCTACTACATTGTTAACCTGAAGTTCGCCGATCACCACGTGGAGGGTTCTCCTTTCACCGTCAAGGTTGCCGGCGAGGGCAGCAACCGCAAGCGCGAGAAGATCCAGCGGGAGCGCGATGCTGTTCCAATCACGGAAATCGGAAGCCAGTGCAAGCTGACATTCAAGATGCCGGGCATTACCTCGTTCGATCTGGCCGCCTGTGTCACCTCGCCTAGCAACGTGACCGAGGATGCGGAGATCCAAGAGGTGGAGGATGGCCTCTACGCAGTGCACTTTGTGCCCAAGGAGTTGGGCGTGCACACGGTGTCGGTGCGCTATTCCGAGATGCACATACCCGGATCACCGTTCCAGTTCACCGTGGGACCACTGCGCGACTCCGGCAGCCATCTTGTTAAGGCTGGAGGCTCTGGTCTGGAGCGAGGTGTTGTCGGAGAGGCGGCCGAGTTCAATGTGTGGACCCGCGAGGCAGGCGGTGGTTCCCTGGCCATTTCCGTGGAAGGTCCCAGCAAGGCTGACATCGAGTTTAAGGACCGCAAGGACGGCAGCTGCGATGTGTCGTACAAGGTCACCGAACCGGGAGAGTACCGCGTGGGCCTGAAATTCAACGATCGCCACATACCCGACTCACCATTCAAGGTGTACGTCTCCCCGGATGCGGGTGATGCCCACAAGCTGGAGGTTCAGCAGTTCCCGCAGGGTAACATCCAGGCGGACGCTCCCTACCAATTCATGGTCCGCAAGAACGGTGCCAAGGGTGAGCTGGATGCCAAGATTGTGGCTCCATCCGGAACGGACGATGATTGCTTCATCCAGGTGATCGACGGCGAGATGTACTCGGTGCGATTCTATCCACGCGAGAACGGAATCCATGCCATCCACGTCAAGTTCAACGGCGTCCACATACCCGACTCTCCATTCAGGATCAAGGTGGGCAAGGATGTGGCCGATCCAGCTGCCGTGCACGCCAGCGGCAATGGATTGGACGAAGTGAAGACTGGACACAAGGCCGACTTCATCATCAACACCTGCAACGCCGGCGTTGGCACGTTGGCCGTCTCCATCGATGGACCCTCCAAGGTGGCCATGGACTGCACAGAGGTTGAGGAGGGCTACAAGGTCCGCTACACCCCGCTCCTGCCCGGCGAGCACTACATCACGGTCAAGTACAACAACATGCACATCGTGGGCTCGCCATTCAAGGTGAACGCTACCGGCGACAAGTTAGCGGATGAGGGCGCCCAGGAGACGTCCACGGTGATCGTGGAGACCGTGCAGAAGGTGGCCAAAGGAGGCAAGAACACGGGCGTCCATCTGCCCACCTTTAAGTCGGATGCCAGCAAGGTGGTGTCCAAGGGTATGGGCCTGAAGAAGGCCTACATTGGCAAGCAGAACCAGTTCAGCATCAGCGCCACCGATGCGG GCAACAACATCCTGTACGTGGGCATGTACGGACCAAAGGGACCCTGCGAGGAGTTCCACGTGAAGCACGCTGGCCACAACAACTATAATGTGCAGTATCTGGTGCGCGATCGCGGCCAGTACGTGCTCCTAATCAAGTGGGGCGAGGAGCATATACCCGGCTCCCCATTCCAGATCGATGTGTAG